Proteins from one Malassezia vespertilionis chromosome 2, complete sequence genomic window:
- the BUD14 gene encoding protein phosphatase regulator (EggNog:ENOG503NURA; COG:U), with translation MRPAGGRVAEVPRAAQPIYAYKEFDDEMEHSSEIPPANDYGVMAQQHEEEYEYMEHEGELPEDALYDEEDEEEYDEDLDEEELSSSPSIPDENINFDLVYALHTFIATVDGQATVQKGDHLVLLDDSNSYWWLVRVMASQEVGYIPAENIETPYERLARLNKHRNVEITTATENDHDQVPMDLYSGHLVKSRSRGAVDVQSGKPSALSRRDRSGRPEQRRSEQRKRGVLFGQSEYVEHSGNEASDEEYAYEEYDEEYEEYDEYDEYAEGVYEQEHARSPLGDGAEQAGLQARSPTAAYDAEDARALRAQSTTPTAPGTFPLAAETSPKLASDTIQLRQRATPSPRISPCPAPSVIGLFAPDAVPGDSAIPMEGNARDSAIRSDEARRSRPGSLVGIAGSVPMFNVVRVFAGENVESAATFKTALLNKTTTCTDLVRQAMQRFSVEDDPADYLIVLRRMDGQEHTLLPHESPLQVLESISEGQEGERSPNRPRDSIGSIASLLQDVSVERATYDYSDDRFGKFYLMRKGPYFERAETSPFNDPHDSPSMHKFTVQLALFPTDLPEGVVFDPQTGLATHNEPAQAIPASAKPQTRFLRFARNATVADVVEAALEAYQVTEGVVDGGDNVEQRGARGRVTYGLASVSEAGEQMLAPTSKVLAAYDTLPLFTPELRRTNLDMMSPGAQEDLLASDPLFVLRRARSSPRAAAFSPIPELHGWGTPGLAFSPWLGSELDGPLGDTRPIAPRAVPTVQFNSEQGVDLVMRNGVRLRSARQPHAPQVRYSLLSQTGSEQDASEAVHQVLYDITAKHGARDGDLLECFVEQFPSMEDASISEHIDNMLRHITESSGMRAAQQAPPPPAASCAAAVRAAPLNRSGSLRSASASDAATSRSSAARTVERTAPADRVVSDTTAATGTGRKREMYNIHALYSIVDALVLDAKSDAALNKSHRRTGSASSQGSQSVHRASMMAAKLMEASPAESLYAKSNGLLALRFPDSQQSMLMATVQQQYAPHMAHIQQIERSLDALLAAALHVS, from the exons ATGCGACCCGCTGGCGGGAGAGTAGCCGaggtgccgcgcgcggcgcagccgaTCTATGCCTACAAGGAG TTTGACGACGAGATGGAGCACTCGTCGGAAATCCCGCCCGCCAACGACTATGGCGtcatggcgcagcagcacgaaGAGGAGTACGAGTACATGGAGCACGAAGGCGAGCTTCCGGAAGACGCACTGTACGATGAAgaagacgaggaggagTACGACGAGGATCTTGACGAGGAAGAGCTTTCGTCGAGTCCTTCGATCCCCGACGAGAACATCAACTTTGACTTGGTGTATGCGCTGCATACCTTTATTGCTACCGTCGATGGGCAGGCGACGGTGCAAAAGGGGGACCATCTTGTGCTACTTGATGACAGCAACAGCTACTGGTGGCTTGTGCGTGTGATGGCCTCGCAAGAAGTCGGCTACATTCCCGCCGAAAACATCGAGACGCCCtacgagcgcctcgcgcgcctgAACAAGCACCGCAACGTGGAAATCACCACTGCAACAGAGAATGACCATGACCAGGTTCCCATGGACCTATACAGCGGCCACCTCGtcaagtcgcgctcgcgcggcgcggtcgATGTCCAGTCTGGCAAGCCATCGGCGctttcgcggcgcgaccGCAGCGGGCGTCCCGAGCAGAGGCGCtcggagcagcgcaagcgcggtgTGCTTTTCGGACAGTCGGAGTACGTCGAGCACAGCGGAAACGAGgcgagcgacgaggagTATGCGTACGAAGAGTACGACGAAGAATACGAAGAATACGACGAGTACGACGAGTATGCCGAGGGAGTGTACGAGCAGGAACatgcgcgctcgccacTTGGGGACGGGGCGGAGCAGGCCGGTCTTCAAGCACGCTCACCTACTGCTGCATACGACGCAGAagacgcacgcgcgctgcgtgcccaGAGCACCACACCCACAGCGCCCGGCACATTTCCCCTTGCCGCTGAAACGTCGCCCAAGCTGGCAAGCGACACGATCCAGCTCcgccagcgcgcgacgccgtcgccaCGCATCTCGCCGTGCCCTGCCCCATCTGTCATTGGCCTCTTCGCGCCGGACGCGGTGCCTGGCGACAGTGCTATTCCCATGGAaggcaatgcgcgcgactcGGCAATACGCTccgacgaagcgcgccgcagccgccCCGGGAGTCTCGTCGGCATTGCGGGCTCCGTTCCCATGTTCAACGTTGTGCGTGTCTTTGCCGGCGAGAATGTCgagagcgccgcgacgttCAAAACTGCGCTGCTGAACAAGACGACTACATGCACGGACCTTGTGCGCCAGGCCATGCAGCGATTCAGCGTCGAAGACGATCCTGCCGACTACCTGATTGTCCTCCGCCGCATGGACGGCCAGGAACATACGCTGCTGCCCCACGAGAGCCCCCTCCAAGTGCTCGAGTCCATCTCGGAGGGACAGGAGGGCGAGCGCTCGCCCAACCGCCCGCGCGACAGTATTGGATCGATCGCTTCTTTGCTGCAGGATGTCTCTGTGGAGCGCGCTACGTACGACTACAGCGACGACCGGTTCGGCAAGTTTTACCTCATGCGCAAAGGGCCCTACTTTGAGCGTGCGGAAACAAGTCCTTTCAACGACCCACACGACTCTCCCAGCATGCACAAATTCACCGTCCAACTGGCGCTCTTTCCCACCGATCTGCCCGAAGGCGTCGTATTTGACCCACAGACCGGCCTCGCGACGCACAACGAACCTGCGCAGGCCATTCCCGCATCGGCCAAGCCCCAAacgcgctttttgcgctttgcacgcaaCGCAACCGTGGCGGACGTAGTCGAGGCGGCCCTCGAGGCCTACCAGGTCACCGAAGGCGTCGTCGACGGCGGCGAcaatgtcgagcagcgcggcgcgcgcggcagagTTACCTACGGCCTCGCGTCGGTGAGCGAGGCTGGCGAGCAGATGCTTGCGCCGACCAGCAAAGTGCTCGCCGCATACGATACACTCCCCCTCTTTACGCccgagctgcggcgcacgaaTCTCGATATGATGAGCCCCGGCGCACAGGAGGACTTGCTGGCCTCCGATCCTTTGTTTGTcctccgccgcgcacgctcttctccgcgcgccgccgcattCAGCCCAATTCCCGAGCTGCACGGATGGGGCACGCCCGGGCTTGCCTTTAGTCCGTGGCTCGGTAGCGAGCTTGACGGGCCTCTTGGCGATACGCGTCcgatcgcgccgcgcgcagtgcccACGGTGCAGTTCAACAGCGAGCAGGGCGTGGATCTCGTGATGCGCAACGGCGTGCGTCTTCGCAGTGCGCGGCAGCCACACGCGCCCCAAGTCCGTTACTCGCTGCTTTCCCAAACGGGCAGCGAGCAGGACGCGAGCGAAGCAGTGCACCAGGTTTTGTACGACATCAcagccaagcacggcgcgcgcgacggcgatcTCCTCGAGTGCTTTGTCGAGCAGTTCCCCTCGATGGAAGACGCCTCCATTTCAGAGCACATTGACaacatgctgcgccacaTCACAGAATCGTCGGGGATGCGCGCTGCCCaacaagcgccgccaccCCCCGCCGCAAGttgtgccgccgcggtTCGCGCCG cgccgctgaaCCGCTCTGGCTCTTTGCGGAGTGCATCcgcgagcgacgcggctacctcgcgcagctctgccgcacgcactgtggagcgcactgcgcctgCAGACCGGGTGGTCTCCGACACCACCGCAGCGACCGGCACGGgccgcaagcgcgaaaTGTACAATATCCATGCGCTGTACAGTATTGTCGACGCACTTGTCCTCGACGCAAAaagcgatgcagcgctaAACAAGTCACACCGGCGCACGGGCTCGGCGTCGTCGCAGGGATCGCAGTCGGTCCACCGCGCATCGATGATGGCTGCCAAGTTGATGGAGGCGTCGCCGGCGGAATCGCTCTACGCAAAGAGCAACGGCCTGCTTGCTTTGCGTTTCCCCGACTCCCAGCAGTCCATGCTCATGGCAacggtgcagcagcagtatgcgccgcacatggCACACATTCAGCAGATCGAACGCTCCCtcgatgcactgctcgccGCTGCCCTCCACGTTTCCTAG
- the PHB2 gene encoding Prohibitin-2, subunit of the prohibitin complex (Phb1p-Phb2p) (COG:O; EggNog:ENOG503NVK6; TransMembrane:1 (o54-76i)), whose product MSNRGPPDVVKQVQRMFQQMQANANRVAGAGKRFGGGTGGTGGGAGGPNLNPTVGAGGLLLLVGIVLGVNASLFNVDGGHRAIMYSRIYGVCNKIYPEGTHLRIPWVETPVDYDVRAKPRSIASLTGTKDLQMVSLTCRVLSRPSIPELPIIYKELGSDYDERVLPSIVNEVLKSVVAQFNASQLITQREMVSRLVRENLMHRARRFNIVLEDVSLTHISFSPEFTHAVEAKQITQQSALRAAFQVDQALQEKQATIVKSAGEARATQLIGDAMRKSDGFLRLKRLEAAKEIANVLSNSDNRVVLDAQSLLLNVADDTEMRS is encoded by the coding sequence ATGTCGAATCGCGGCCCCCCGGATGTGGTGAAAcaggtgcagcgcatgttCCAGCAGATGCAAGCGAATGCGAaccgcgtcgctggcgctggcaagcgatttggcggcggcaccggcggcaccggcggtggcgctggcggcCCGAACTTAAACCCAACCGTCGGCGCAGGCGGTCTTTTGCTGCTCGTTGGTATCGTGCTTGGTGTGAATGCGAGTTTGTTCAACGTGGACGGTGGCCACCGTGCGATTATGTACTCGCGTATTTACGGTGTGTGCAACAAGATCTACCCCGAAGGCACGCATTTGCGCATCCCCTGGGTCGAGACGCCGGTGGACTACgacgtgcgtgcaaagccgcgcagcatcgcgaGCCTTACCGGCACAAAAGATCTACAGATGGTATCGCTCACTTGCCGTGTCCTATCGCGGCCCTCGATCCCCGAGCTGCCCATCATCTACAAAGAGCTCGGCTCGGACTACGACGAGCGCGTTTTGCCGAGTATTGTGAACGAGGTGCTGAAATCCGTAGTGGCTCAATTCAACGCATCGCAGCTCAtcacgcagcgcgagatggtGTCGAGGCTCGTGCGTGAGAATCtgatgcaccgcgcccgGCGCTTCAACATCGTCCTCGAAGATGTCTCTCTCACCCACATTTCCTTCTCGCCTGAATTCACCCACGCCGTGGAGGCGAAGCAAATCACACAGCAGTCTGCCCTCCGTGCCGCATTCCAAGTCGACCAGGCACTCCAAGAGAAGCAGGCCACCATTGTCAAGTCTGCCGGtgaggcgcgcgccacgcagCTCATCGGCGATGCAATGCGCAAGAGCGACGGCTTTTTGCGCCTGAAAAGGCTCGAGGCTGCCAAAGAGATTGCAAACGTCCTCTCCAACTCGGACAACCGTGTCGTCCTCGATGCACAGAGTCTCTTGCTCAACGTCGCGGACGATACAGAAATGCGCTCCTAG
- the MCM5 gene encoding DNA helicase (COG:L; EggNog:ENOG503NUIB) has product MSGFDAGRVFSTQVLSEAEASHAPDAPVQIETTFFEFLQHFRLGNEYIYRDRLRANLLVKQYVLDVLLEHVQMWSPTLAQMLRETPTDILPQFEAAVRRAARLILYPVIAGAERPDAPECQVTLRSTANLTAMRDLNANNVAHLVRVPGIVISTSFPSSRVTELHLMCRDCRGLRTLPVVSGFGGFTLPRQCNAPKVDGSIRCSVEPYLILHEKSTFVDTQTLKLQEAPELVPVGELPRHMLLSADRALCGRVVPGASIIATGIFSTFVTRNSATPNAVALRTPYLRVLGMEIDAGGPGGRGAARVFTAEEEDEFSRMAKTPGLYQKFAQSIAPSIFGSDDIKKAITCLLFGGSKKVLPDSMRLRGDINILLLGDPGTAKSQLLKFAEKVSPIAVYTSGKGSSAAGLTASVMRDPNSGEFFLEGGAMVLADGGVVCIDEFDKMRDEDRVAIHEAMEQQTISIAKAGITTVLNCRTAVLAAANPVWGRYDEMKSPGENIDFQTTILSRFDMIFLVKDEHSAARDQNIARHVISIHMNGAADAGDAEGEIDLQRMKRYISFCRARCAPRLTAEAAEKLSSHFVAIRKQVAQVERDHAERSGIAITVRQLEAIIRISEAIAKVTLSANATEEHVDEAIRLFRFSTMNAVESGNVEGMTRGELQEEVQKLEREIRRRLPIGWSTSQTKLRIEFVDKQHYSQHAFDRALYIFEKRDVLRFSNQRKAVTRVGV; this is encoded by the coding sequence ATGTCGGGCTTTGATGCTGGGCGAGTTTTTTCCACGCAGGTGCTGTCCGAGGCAGAGGCATCGCATGCGCCCGACGCGCCTGTGCAGATTGAAACGACCTTTTTTGAGTTTCTGCAGCATTTCCGGCTGGGGAATGAATACATCTACCGCGACCGGCTGCGTGCGAACCTGCTCGTGAAGCAGTACGTGCTCGATGTCCTGCTTGAGCACGTCCAGATGTGGAGCCCAACGCTTGCgcagatgctgcgcgagacaCCCACGGACATCCTGCCGCAGTTTGAGGCGGCAgtccggcgcgcggcgcgcctgaTTCTGTACCCAGTCATTGCGGGCGCAGAGCGTCCAGACGCGCCCGAGTGCCAAGTGACGCTGCGGTCCACGGCGAATTTGactgcgatgcgcgacTTGAATGCGAACAATGTAGCGCACCTTGTCCGTGTGCCTGGGATTGTGATCAGCACTTCATTTCCCTCCTCGAGGGTCACCGAGCTGCATCTCATGTGCCGCGACTGCCGCGGCCTGCGCACCCTGCCTGTCGTCTCTGGGTTCGGTGGCTTTACACTGCCGCGCCAGTGCAATGCACCCAAAGTAGACGGGAGCATCAggtgcagcgtcgagccGTACCTGATTTTGCACGAAAAATCCACCTTTGTCGATACGCAGACCTTGAAGCTGCAAGAGGCCCCCGAGCTTGTGCCAGTCGGCGAGCTGCCGCGCCACATGCTCCTCTCCGCAGACCGCGCATTGTGTGGCCGCGTAGTAcccggcgcaagcatcATTGCGACGGGTATTTTTTCCACGTTTGTGACGCGCAACAGCGCAACACCCAATGCCGTAGCACTCCGCACGCCGTACCTGCGCGTGCTTGGGATGGAGATCGATGCCGGTGGCCCTGGCGgccgcggtgctgcgcgcgtctttACCGCggaggaggaagacgaGTTTAGCCGGATGGCCAAGACGCCAGGCCTGTACCAGAAATTCGCGCAGAgcatcgcgccgagcatcttTGGCAGCGACGATATAAAAAAAGCAATTACCTGCCTGCTATTTGGCGGCTCTAAAAAGGTGCTGCCGGATAGTatgcgcctgcgcggcgaCATTAATATTCTGCTGCTCGGCGATCCAGGGACGGCCAAGAGCCAGCTGCTCAAGTTTGCCGAAAAAGTATCGCCGATTGCCGTGTATACCTCTGGAAAAGGCAGTAGTGCCGCGGGTCTTACCGCGTCGGTCATGCGTGATCCCAACAGTGGCGAGTTCTTCCTCGAAGGCGGCGCTATGGTGCTGGCCGACGGCGGAGTCGTGTGCATCGATGAGTTTGACAAGATGCGCGACGAAGACCGCGTCGCAATCCACGAGGCCATGGAGCAGCAGACCATCTCGATTGCCAAGGCGGGCATCACTACTGTGCTCAACTGCCGCACGGCAgtgcttgccgctgcgaATCCAGTGTGGGGCCGGTACGACGAGATGAAGTCGCCGGGAGAGAATATCGACTTTCAGACCACCATCTTGAGCCGTTTCGACATGATCTTTTTGGTCAAGGACGAGCACAGTGCGGCCCGCGACCAGAATATCGCACGCCACGTCATTAGCATCCACATGaacggcgctgcagatgcGGGCGACGCCGAGGGCGAGATTgatttgcagcgcatgaAGCGGTACATTAgtttttgccgcgcgcgctgcgcgccgcggctcaCTGCCGAGGCTGCTGAGAAACTCTCGAGCCACTTTGTCGCGATCCGCAAGCAGGTCGCACAagtcgagcgcgaccaCGCCGAGCGCTCTGGTATTGCCATCACCGTTCGCCAGCTCGAAGCCATTATCCGCATCAGCGAGGCGATCGCGAAAGTAACGCTGAGCGCCAACGCAACCGAAGAGCACGTCGACGAAGCGATCCGTCTTTTCCGATTCAGTACCATGAATGCGGTGGAGAGTGGCAATGTCGAGGGAATGACGCGCGGCGAACTTCAGGAAGAGGTCCagaagctcgagcgcgagataCGGCGCAGGCTGCCGATTGGATGGAGCACGAGCCAGACCAAGCTACGCATCGAGTTTGTCGACAAGCAGCACTACTCGCAGCACGCGTTCGACCGCGCGCTCTACATTTTCGAAAAACGCGAcgtgctgcgcttttcgaaccagcgcaaggcggTAACACGTGTAGGTGTGTAA
- a CDS encoding uncharacterized protein (BUSCO:EOG09262J7K; EggNog:ENOG503NWBC; COG:S), whose protein sequence is MGIEPCVSVLADTLHPYPATKLGFQPSTLFGKEHGSASAYDKHRSYGWQGSDASLSRASSQSSASSASQADTSEFVSDASDAYPDTELLASSAECLHIWELTRNDAMDEMHQEYEGMSLSSSKRRTPPFALKEKCALAHAKNSSSPPAPLTSFSWNAPSPNLIVTSSIDTTCTIWDLNSRVALTQLIAHDREVYDVDWCPGSADVFASVGADGSVRVFDLRNLEHSTIIYETNLHNEHDSTTYTSSSTAVPLLRIAFNPWDANYLATFHIESDTVQILDVRAPGSPILELRGHSGAVNSIAWGPPSQMQGRNGPSKGMVCTGGDDAQCLVYDMASTTLRSASAQGRRSRNGHGGSPAAGAPDALRIGAEVPVLAYTAPSMVNNVTWLRSPLSSRRTTHGKHHSFYRNLLPEWSDYTSPAAQGTGNADWLALCAGRAVKMLRV, encoded by the exons ATGGGTAT TGAGCCGTGCGTGTCTGTACTCGCCGATACGCTGCACCCATACCCTGCCACGAAGCTCGGCTTTCAGCCTTCCACGCTGTTTGGCAAGGAGCACGGCAGTGCCAGTGCCTACGACAAACACCGCTCGTATGGTTGGCAAGGCAGCGATGCGAGCCtgagccgcgcaagcagccagagcagtgcaagcagcgcctcgcaAGCAGATACGAGCGAGTTTGTCTCCGACGCAAGCGATGCGTACCCCGACACGGAACTGCttgcgagcagcgccgagtGCCTGCACATCTGGGAACTGACACGCAATGATGCGATGGACGAAATGCACCAGGAGTACGAAGGGATGTCGCTGTccagcagcaagcgccgcacaccgCCCTTTGCGCTGAAGgaaaaatgcgcgcttgcgcatgcCAAGAACTCGAGCAGTCCGCCCGCACCGCTCACGTCTTTCTCGTGGaacgcgccgtcgccgaATCTGATCGTGACGTCGAGCATCGATACGACGTGCACAATCTGGGACCTCAattcgcgcgtcgcactcACGCAGCTCATTGCGCACGATCGTGAGGTATATGACGTAGACTGGTGTCCTGGAAGTGCCGACGTATTTGCATCGGTCGGCGCGGACGGGAGTGTGCGTGTATTTGACCTGCGCAACCTGGAGCACAGCACGATTATATACGAGACCAACTTGCACAATGAGCACGATAGCACGACCTACacctcgagctcgacagCGGTGCCGTTGCTCCGTATCGCGTTTAATCCGTGGGATGCCAACTACCTCGCTACCTTCCACATCGAGTCGGATACCGTGCAGATcctcgacgtgcgcgcgccgggcagCCCGATCCTCGAGCTGCGTgggcacagcggcgcagtgaACAGCATCGCATGGGGACCGCCGAGCCAGATGCAGGGGCGCAATGGGCCGAGCAAAGGAATGGTATGCACcggcggcgacgatgcACAGTGCCTCGTGTACGATATGGCGAGCACCACACTacgcagcgcatccgccCAGGGCCGCCGCTCGAGGAACGGGCATGGCGGCAGCCCCGCAGCGGGCGCCCccgacgcactgcgcatcggcgcagAAGTACCGGTGCTTGCATATACGGCGCCATCGATGGTGAACAACGTCACATGGCTCCGCAGCCCGCTctcctcgcgccgcacgacaCACGGCAAACACCATAGTTTCTACCGGAATCTGCTCCCCGAATGGAGCGACTACACCTCGCCCGCAGCACAAGGCACCGGCAACGCCGACTGGCTTGCGCTCTGTGCTGGGCGCGCGGTGAAGATGCTTCGCGTGTAG